The Pseudomonas entomophila genome segment CCACCAGCCGTACCGGCAGCACACGTGGCAGTGCTTCGAGCAGCACCTCGGGCTGGTCGCCGGGGAAGCTGCCGGTCAGGCGCAAGGCGCCGGCACCAGGGCCTAGGGTCACCGGGCGCGTCACATAAGCATTGAGCTCGCCGATCACTTCGCTCAAGGGCTGGTCGGTGAACGACCACCAGCCACGCTGCCAATGCGCCAGGTCGGGGCCGAACGCGCCGCCGGCGCGCAATGTGCCCAATTGGCCCTGGCCATCCAGGCAAATGCGCTCGCCTGCCGCAAGGGTCTGCTCGCCCCCCTTCAGGCCACGCACCTGTACCCGCCCCCTGGCGACGGCCACTTGCACCCGATCGCCCCGGTCGCTGACAGAGAAGGCCGTGCCCAGCACCTGGACAAGCCCGAGTCGGGTACTGACCAGGAACGGTCGCCAGCGCTCATGGGCGACATCGAAGAAGGCATTGCCATGCAGTAGCATGACCTGGCGCTCGCCATGGTCGAAATGCACCCGCAGGTTGCTTTCGGCGGCCACCAGCAACTGGCTGCCGTCGGGCAACTCAAGCGCGCGTGGTGCTTCGGCGTGTGTGGTCTGCAGGTCGTACTGGAAGGGTGCGGTGCGCTTGAACATCCAGCCCAGCCAGCCACCGGCGCCCAGCACCAGCGCCAAGGCGCCCCCCTGACGCAACAGCCGTCGCCGCCCGGCATCGCACGCTTGCGGCTGAAGGGCGGTACGCAGTTGTGGGGTCAGGCGATGGACCATCTGCCAGCGCTGCTCGGCCTCTCGCCAGGCGCGCTCATGCTCGTCACTCCTGCCGCGCCAACGTTGCGCCTGGTCGCCCAGCTGGCGCACCCGCTCGGGGTCATCGCCCTGCAAGGCGGCCAGGTAGACCAAGGCCTGCTGGACCTTGCGCGCAGAGGCCGGTTCAAGCATGGCGCAGGCTCATGCGCAGTTCCGACAGGTCGAACACCGCCCGGGCGATATGCAGTTCCACCGATTTCGCCGACAGCCCCAGCGCCTCGCATACCTCCCGGTGGCTGTGGCCATGCAGGCGCACGCGCACGAACACCTCGCGGCGCAGGCGCGGCATGCGCTCGATCCGCGCGATCAGCAGTTGCAATTGCTCGCGGGCGATCATGATGTCTTCCACGCTGGGGGTCAGCAGCTCTGCCCTCGCCAGCCAGTCCTCCAGCGCGGCCAGTTCAGTGCTACGTCGCCGGTATTGATCGATACACAGATTGCGCGCGGCCTGGAACAGCAAGGCGCGGGCATTGATCACCGGGGCGTTGAGTGCATGGGCATAGGCTTGGGCGAAACTGGACTGGGCAATGTCGGCGGCATCGTCGGGATTGCCCAGACGCCCGCAGAGATAGCGGCGCAGGTCGCTGTAGTGGGCGAGCAGGTCGTCGACGACGGTCTCGAGAACCGGGCGGGTGTTCCAGGGCGTGGAAAGGGAGGTCATTGCACGGGACTGTGACAAGGATTGCTAATAGGAATTCCTATCATTCTCACACATGTCATTCAGCCATCGCCAGTCTCGCATGCCACGGCTCGTCTTGTAGGAGCCCGCCTTGCTGGCGAACAGCCTCGCCACCGTTGGCAGGGCTGCGCCTTGCATCGCCAGTAACGCTGGCTCCTACAGAAGGGACCGCCAACATCGGCGGCCCACTTCAGATCAATAACCCAGCGTGCCCAGCAACTGGTCTTCCTTGCCGACCGATCGGCCATAGAAGCGCATCAGTTCGCCCGCACGGTTGGTGAAAATCCCGTCCACACCCGCCTTCATGGCCTTCTCGAAGTCCACTTTTTCATCGAGGGTGTAGACGTGCACCAGCATGCCGCGCTCATGGGTTGCCTGGTTCATCCACGGCTGGATCAGGTCGGAATAGCTCTGCTCCCCCAGGTGCGTGCGCACCGCCGAAGGGCCGGTGCCGATGGCGCCACCTTCCTTGGCGTAACCGAGCCAGCGTTCGAACTCGGCGCGGTCCTTGGGCTGCTGGCGTGCGTAGAAGGCCGACTTGTCCTGTTCACCCGACTCGGCGAAATCCTGCCCCGAGGCCGGCTCGACACTGCCCTTGGCCACCCACAACAGCAGGATCTTCGGCACCTGTGGCATGGCTTCGTGCAGCAGCTTGAGGCTGTTGCGGTCGAAGGTCTGCAGCACCACCTTGCCCGGCTTGTCCAGCCAACCCCGCGCCTCGAGGCGCTTCTTCAGGTCCTGCTCAATGCCTGGGAACTGGGCCGGTTCCTTGGTTTCGATGTACAGGCCAGGGTGGCGCTTGGCATCCGCCTCGGCGATATCGATCACCTCATCCAGGGTGAGAATGCGCTGTTGCTTGAAGTGCTCACGGGCACGCTCGGGGTAGGCCTTGTTGAACCAGCTGCCAGCGTCCAGCGATTTGAGCTCCGCCAGGGTGAAGGCGCTCACCGGGCTGTTCTTGCGCTCGGGGAAGCGCTCGGCGACGTCGCTGGTGCGCAGCAGCACATCGTCGTGGACCACCACCAGCACACCATCGCGGGTGCGCTGCAGGTCCATTTCCAGGTAGTCGGCACCCAGTTCACGGGCCAGCTGGTAGGCCGGTGTGGTGGATTCCGGAGCATCGAACGAAGCGCCGCGGTGAGCGATCACCGCCGGTTGCGGGATGCCCTGGGCACGCGCAAGCGCCTGGCCATCGACGGCCTGGGCAGCGCCCGTGGCCAGCAGGGTGGTCAGGCCCAGGGCCTGGATAAGGGTCTTGTGCATTGAAGTAGTCCTTTGTCTGTCTGTACCGGCCCCTCACGGGCTAGCCCGCTGTCTACAGGTGGTTGCAGGGGCCGGTGGATTCCTGCAGGCCGCAAGCCTCGCACACTCGGCATGACATGCTAAAGTCCCCGCGTTTTCCGCCACACCCAACGGACCGCCCATGCCCGCACTCGACGCCCACCTGCCCGCCTGGGCCGACCTCTACCAACGCCACCCGTGCAGCGCCCTGCTGCTGGGCAATGGCGCCAGCCGCGCTCTGTGGAAGCCGTTCGGTTATTTCTCGCTGTTCGAGGAGGCCCAGCGCGTACGGCACAAAGCGTTGGGGGTGAGCGACCAGGCGCTGTTCAAAGCCCTGGGCAGCGAACTGTTCGAGCCGGTGCTCAGCGCCCTGAACACCACGGTGCGGGCCAACGCCGCGCTGGCGATCAGTTCCACCGCGCCGCTGAACCGCTACTACTCGATCAAGGAAGCATTGATCCACGCGGTGCGCGCGGTGCACTTGCCCTGGCCGTTGCTCAGCGTGGCAACCCGCAGGGCGATCAACCAGGGCCTGCGCCAATACCAGAGCGTCTACACCAGCAACTACGACCTGATCCTGCCCTGGGCCATCGGCGAAGCCCCGGAAGGCTTCGCCGATCTGTTCGACGAGCAAGGCTTCTTCGATGTACGTCGCACCGCTGGCGAAGGCATCCGTGTGATGCACCTGCACGGCGGCATGCACTTGCTCAAGCTCCCCGACGGCAGCACCCGCCGGCGCAGCGCCGAACAGGCCGAACTGCTCGAAGGCTTCGCCGTCAATATTCCCGGTGAAGTGCCGCTGTTCGTCAACGAGAGCCGTAGCGACGACAAGCTGCGTGCGATCCGCAACACCGACTACCTGGCATGGTGCCTGGGCCAGTTGGCCCGCGAGCACGAGGGGGTATGCCTGTTCGGCCAACACCTGGACGCCAGCGACCAGCACCTGCTCGATGCCCTGCGCCAAGCCAGGCCAAAGCATCTGGCGATTGCCATTCGTCCTTTGAGCGAGGCGTCGATCATTAACCAGAAGCAGCATTTCATTGATCGTTTTGCCGACCTTGACGATGTTTCGCTGCATTTCTTCGACGCTTCCACCCACCCCCTGGGCCTTGCCGAACTGGCCATTGGCGTGCCAGACAGCCACCACCGTCGGCGCTGAATGCAGGTGTGGGCAATATTTTGCAAATGTAAATAATTATCGATAAGATCCGCACCTTTTCCCACGCCAGCCCCGGAAAGCGTGCATGCAGCACCCCAAGCCCGACCCCGCCGCCCAGGAAACCTGCCGTGGTTTCTACGCTGACATCCTGCACTTCCTGCGCAAGCGCATGGACAATGCCAGCGATGCCGCGGACATGACCCAGGATGTGTTCGCCCAATGGCTGGGTTACCGCGACCGCGCCAAGGTGCAGCAGCCGCGGGCCTTCCTGTTCCAGGTCGCGCGCAATCTGCTCAGCGACCACTGGCGCCGACAGAAAGTCCGCCACGCGGTGCTGGAGGATGACGCCCTCGCCAATGAGCCGGCCCCCCCTGGCAACGAGCCGCTTGAGCATGCCCAGCAGCAGCAGCGGCTGAATCAATTGCGCCAAGTGCTCGCGCAACTCTCGCCGCGACGCCGAGAAGCCCTTATGCTGCACCGCTTCGAAGGCCTGACCCAGGCCCAGATCGCCGAACGCATGAACATTTCCGTCAGCATGGTCGAGAAGCACATCGCCGCCGCCCTGCTGCAGTGCAAGCAACGCCTGGACAGTGACACCGGCACGGAGCAGCTTCCATGACCCCCATCGACGAACTCGACGCGCGCCCCATCGACGCCCAGGCGGCCAGTTGGTTCAGCCGCAACCGCAACGCCCCATCGCGGGATCAGCGCAAGGCGTTCACCCAGTGGATGCAGACCCCCGAGCACGCCCGCGCCTACCGTCAGTTCGAGCAGCTGTGGGAGGACCTCGCCGCCCTCAAGCATGCCAACCGGCCAGTGCCCCTGCCAGTGCGTCGCGCCCCTCGCTGGCGCCCGGCACTGGCGGCGGCGGCCGCTGTGTTGGCTACGGTACTGGTGGGCAACCTGGACGCCGGCCGCGAAACCTACAGCGAGCGCTTGGCTGCCAGCCCTGAAATGCGCAGCCTGCGCCTACCCGACGGCAGCCAGTTGTACGTCAATGCCCAGACCCGCCTGCGCCTGGATTTCACCGCCGAACACCGGCTGATCCACCTCGACCATGGCCAGCTGTACATCGAGGTGGCACCCGACAAAGAGCGCCCGCTGTTCGTCGATGCCGGCAGCGCCCGCGTGCGCGTCGTCGGCACCGGCTTCGACCTGCGCCGCGGCGACCGGGAACTGGTGGTCGGCGTCGCCCATGGCCAGGTAGCCTTCGAGACCCCAGGCGAGCGCCAACCGCCGCTGCTGCTCGGCGCCCATCAGGGCGCTACCTACGATCAGGCACGCGGCACCCTGGTACGCCACGAGCTGGGCGAACAGCCCGTG includes the following:
- a CDS encoding FecR family protein, whose translation is MLEPASARKVQQALVYLAALQGDDPERVRQLGDQAQRWRGRSDEHERAWREAEQRWQMVHRLTPQLRTALQPQACDAGRRRLLRQGGALALVLGAGGWLGWMFKRTAPFQYDLQTTHAEAPRALELPDGSQLLVAAESNLRVHFDHGERQVMLLHGNAFFDVAHERWRPFLVSTRLGLVQVLGTAFSVSDRGDRVQVAVARGRVQVRGLKGGEQTLAAGERICLDGQGQLGTLRAGGAFGPDLAHWQRGWWSFTDQPLSEVIGELNAYVTRPVTLGPGAGALRLTGSFPGDQPEVLLEALPRVLPVRLVEQDGQRLIVQR
- a CDS encoding RNA polymerase sigma factor → MTSLSTPWNTRPVLETVVDDLLAHYSDLRRYLCGRLGNPDDAADIAQSSFAQAYAHALNAPVINARALLFQAARNLCIDQYRRRSTELAALEDWLARAELLTPSVEDIMIAREQLQLLIARIERMPRLRREVFVRVRLHGHSHREVCEALGLSAKSVELHIARAVFDLSELRMSLRHA
- a CDS encoding glycerophosphodiester phosphodiesterase family protein, whose protein sequence is MHKTLIQALGLTTLLATGAAQAVDGQALARAQGIPQPAVIAHRGASFDAPESTTPAYQLARELGADYLEMDLQRTRDGVLVVVHDDVLLRTSDVAERFPERKNSPVSAFTLAELKSLDAGSWFNKAYPERAREHFKQQRILTLDEVIDIAEADAKRHPGLYIETKEPAQFPGIEQDLKKRLEARGWLDKPGKVVLQTFDRNSLKLLHEAMPQVPKILLLWVAKGSVEPASGQDFAESGEQDKSAFYARQQPKDRAEFERWLGYAKEGGAIGTGPSAVRTHLGEQSYSDLIQPWMNQATHERGMLVHVYTLDEKVDFEKAMKAGVDGIFTNRAGELMRFYGRSVGKEDQLLGTLGY
- a CDS encoding DUF4917 family protein encodes the protein MPALDAHLPAWADLYQRHPCSALLLGNGASRALWKPFGYFSLFEEAQRVRHKALGVSDQALFKALGSELFEPVLSALNTTVRANAALAISSTAPLNRYYSIKEALIHAVRAVHLPWPLLSVATRRAINQGLRQYQSVYTSNYDLILPWAIGEAPEGFADLFDEQGFFDVRRTAGEGIRVMHLHGGMHLLKLPDGSTRRRSAEQAELLEGFAVNIPGEVPLFVNESRSDDKLRAIRNTDYLAWCLGQLAREHEGVCLFGQHLDASDQHLLDALRQARPKHLAIAIRPLSEASIINQKQHFIDRFADLDDVSLHFFDASTHPLGLAELAIGVPDSHHRRR
- a CDS encoding RNA polymerase sigma factor codes for the protein MQHPKPDPAAQETCRGFYADILHFLRKRMDNASDAADMTQDVFAQWLGYRDRAKVQQPRAFLFQVARNLLSDHWRRQKVRHAVLEDDALANEPAPPGNEPLEHAQQQQRLNQLRQVLAQLSPRRREALMLHRFEGLTQAQIAERMNISVSMVEKHIAAALLQCKQRLDSDTGTEQLP
- a CDS encoding FecR family protein; protein product: MTPIDELDARPIDAQAASWFSRNRNAPSRDQRKAFTQWMQTPEHARAYRQFEQLWEDLAALKHANRPVPLPVRRAPRWRPALAAAAAVLATVLVGNLDAGRETYSERLAASPEMRSLRLPDGSQLYVNAQTRLRLDFTAEHRLIHLDHGQLYIEVAPDKERPLFVDAGSARVRVVGTGFDLRRGDRELVVGVAHGQVAFETPGERQPPLLLGAHQGATYDQARGTLVRHELGEQPVADWREGHVSFRNRELASLIDELGLYRQQPVLLADPALGRYKVSGNLDVHDPDALLNALPALLPVKTTLLADGRLRIERR